The genomic region ATGTATTCTTTAGATTTTCTTCAGAAATATGCTCATTAATTCCTTAGTTTTTTTCATTATGATTTCTATATCGACAAGAGAGGAGGCAAAACAATGATCAGTAATACGATCTTAGAGCTACTTCATCAGTATGGATATCTGATTTTTTATTTTGCCTTCTCATTAGGGCCTTTCGGGATTCCAATTCCAAATGAGATCACGATTATCAGCGGTGCCATTCTGAGCCACACAGGAGTTATCAATTCATGGATCACATACTTTTGCATTCTGGCAGGACTTTTAACGGCCATTACCTTTGCTTATTTTGCAGGAAAGATGTTCGGACCCAAGATAAAACACAGATTTCAACATCATAAACACTTCGTCAAGGCTGAACGAATTCTGAACCAGTACGGCAATTGGGCAATGTGCATCGGTTTGTTTATCCCGCTTGTGCGATACGTCCTCCCTGTTGTGATTGGGCTGAGCGACGTTCATTATAGAAAATTTGCTCTTATTTCATATTCCAGTGCTTTGCTCTGGACCATCACCTATTTTACAGCAGGAACTTACTTCGGTGGTCCCATTCTATCTACGCTTCAATTATTCCATTTTTGACCGGATTGAATCACATATCATGACTTACATGGAGGCATCTCAATGAATTCCAATGAACCTATCTTATTTCTGAAAAGCTTTCTTCAAAGCCCTAAACATGTCGGTAGCATCATACCCAGTTCCCGGTTTCTCGCCAACAAAATGGTGAATCAAGCGTCTTGGCTGGAGGCCAAAGCAGTTGCCGAACTCGGATCGGGTACAGGTGCCATCACTCGTTATATTCATCAACAGGTACAGGATTCAACTAAAGTGTTATTGTTTGAGATGAACGAAACGATGAGGAATAATCTGCAGAGAACATACCCGGAATTCTCCTGTTATCCAGATGCCGCTCGATTAGTGGAATCCATGAATCAAGAGGGTGTTCAGCAACTGGATTACATTTTTAGCGGATTGCCGTTCTTCAACTTTGAGGCTGAATTAAGAAATACGTTGGTAGACCAGATCCATAAGGCACTCAAGCCTGGAGGGTTATTCATCGCCTTTCAATATTCTCTTCAAATGAAAAAAACATTATCCGAACACTTTATCATCGAAAAAATAGAATTAGTGCCTTTGAATATCCCACCTGCGTTCGTTTATGTCTGTCGCAAAAAGGAAACAATTTAAACATTCCGGGCTATCGTTTACACTGATGTTATCTTAATTTTTAAGGAGTGTTAAATTGTGAATACCGTTCTTGTCGTTGATGATGAACCCGATATCCGTGATGTCATTCATGTCTATTTACGTAACGAAGGATATCATGTCATTGAAGCAGCCAATGGGGAAGAAGCGCTAAATATGATCAAAACAACATCGGTCCAGCTCGTTATTCTGGATGTTATGATGCCCGTTATGGATGGAATCAAAGCCTGCTTCAAAATAAGAGAAGTATCCACCATTCCCATTATTATGCTATCTGCCAAGGAAGAGGACATCGATAAAATTACAGGCCTGACTACCGGGGCTGACGATTACATGGTCAAACCATTTAATCCATTAGAGTTACTTGCTCGCGTTAAGGCTCAGCTGCGACGTCAAACACTGATCGGGAAACCAGAATCCAATTCACTTATTTTGATCAAGGACCTTGTCATTGATACAAGTAAACATTCCGTGAAGCTAAAAGAAAAAGACATTCCACTAACGCCCCTGGAGTTTTCCATTTTGGTGTTACTTGCAAGCCATCCCGGACAAGTATTTAGCTCCGAGAAGATTTATGAGACCGTGTGGAAAGAACCTTATGGATATTCCGATAATACGGTGATGGTCCATATTCGCAATCTGCGAGAAAAGCTGGAATTGAATCCAAGAGAACCTCAGTATATTAAAACGGTATGGGGAGTGGGTTATAAAATTGACTAAAAGATCTCGTCCTTTACCTCGGAAACGAAAGAAAAAAATTCAAATCAATATATTAATCCGAATTGTTTTGAGTACTATTGTTGCAGCAGGATTTAATAACTTGCTCATTTTTCTTTCTATAGAGGTTTTTAAAGCTTGGGAGCAGGCTTGGTTTCGTAATTCGCTTCCGTATGTCATAACTCCCATTTTTATACTCACTTTTATCTTAACTTTTCTGTTATTAACTCGTCGAATGGTTAAAGACATTATTCGCTTGGAGCAAGGGCTTCAAATCATATCCGAAGGAAATCTGAATTACCGGGTGCCCGTTAATCGACAAGATGAACTTGGGCGAGTCGCTTCCAACATCAATCACATGACAGAACAGTTAAAGCAACAGATTGCTAAAGAACGTGAATTGGAGCAATCCAAGATGGACATGATCACTGGCATCTCACATGACTTGCGTACACCGCTTACCAGCATAATTGGCTATATTGAGCTTCTCAAATCAGAATCATTTCAAGACAAAGCAGAGTATGACCGTTTCATCCAAAATACCTACAACAAAGCAACCCATTTGAAGAAGTTACTCGATGATTTATTTGAATATACGCGTCTTAACGCAGTGAACACCCAATTGGATTTGAAAACTGTTGACCTCTGTCAGCTATTGGAACAATTGTTGTTTGAATTCGAACCTTTAGCTCAGGAGCATGGGATTCGTATTGAAAAAAAACTCGGTGATGCTCCCATCATGGTTTCCCTGGATAGCGATAAGATTGCACGAGCCATCGACAATCTTCTCATGAATGCATTGAAGTATTCCTTTAAACCGGGCACAATTCATGTTCGAATGAGTGTGCAGCATAATCACGTTACCATTGATGTAGAGAATAAAGGCATGCCACTAACGATAGAACAAAAAAACAGACTGTTTGATCGCTTTTATAAGGTGGATTATTCGAGAAATAGCGAAGGTATTCAGTCAGGATCTGGTCTGGGTCTTTCTATTGCGAGGAACATTGCGGAGTTACATCAGGGGACTTTAACGCTAAAACATACGCGTAACATATTTATATTCCAACTAAGCTTGCCTTCTAACATCCAGTGAAACATCAATAGCATTGATAATGGAGGATACCACATGAAAACATCCGAACCCCTTCTCTTTCTGCAAGGATTTCTAAAGAATCCCAAACGTGTAGGCAGTGTCCTCCCCAGCTCCAAATCTTTGGCCAAGAAAATTGTCCAGTCTGTACGATGGGATGAGATCAGAACCATTGCAGAGCTGGGACCAGGAACAGGTGCCATCACCCGGCTCATAAGAGCACAATTACCGAAATCTGCAACCGTGTTTCTATTTGAAAGAGACCCCAAAATGAGAAGTAATCTGAAGAAAACATATCCTGAATTCATGTTTCATTCGAATGCATCTTATCTATTGAAAAGGATTAATCAAGAACATGTGCATCAGTTGGATAACATCATTTGTGGACTGCCCTTTTTTAATTTTTCCAGAGAAATGAGACACAACATCCTGTCACAGATCCATACAGCGCTCCGACCTGGTGGCACGTTAGTTTTATACCAGTACTCCCTTCATATGAAGAAACGATTAGCTGAACTATTCGAGATTGAAAAAATCCAATTTGAGCCCTTCAGCTTCCCTCCTGTATTTGTGTATATTTGTCGTAAGAAGGAAGAGGAAGGACACAGTGAAACGAGAGAATTGGGGGAAACCTGATTGCATTATTACTACAGCACTCCATTGATTTATGCATATCCTGTTTTGTCACATTCTCATTTTACGGTTGCCAGCCAATGAAATGCCTCATCTATGTCATGGAATTCTTGAGTTGGATTGGATATCTCCATTCCTGAGAGCATTCGGTTTGCACTTGATTTAGCTATCGCTTTATGGGGAACAATCAGTGCTGAATGCGTAATTCCGGCCTCCATTGATCTCAGATACCACTCTTGTGCAACCCATTCTTGGTCATCTGGCGAAATAACGGCCAAGTGACGGCTATCGTATAACGCCTTATTTGTGCGTTTTTGCACCGCTAACTCCAACACTTTATTTAGCGGTATACGATATTGTTCACCTTTCGCAAAGCTCTTCCATTGCAAAACAACTACCTTGTTTTCCTCATTCCATGTAACGGTTGCTTGAGGGGAATCATAAAAAATCATTTCGACCAGCTCCTTTTTTTAATATTTAATGTCCTGTCTTGTCTTGGGAGGATCTAATTATGCGAGTCATCATCTTACGTGGTAACAATCGCGGCATAAATGCAATGAATCGATTTCGAGCTCCAGGCATAATTAACGTCTTGCCACGCAAGAAGCCTTGATATCCTTCTTCCGCCACCTGTCCAGCTTCCATGATTGGGCCCTGCAACATCTTCGAGACCCCCATACCCGACCGATCAACAAACCCGGTGGAAGTCAGGCCTGGGCACAATGCCGTCACCGTAACACCAGTTCCGCTTACTTCATTCTCCAGAGCCTCGGTGAATGATAGTACGTATGCCTTTGTTGCATAATATACCGACATCATCGGTCCAGGGAAAAAGCCTACCAATGAAGCCACATTCATCACGCCACCGTGCCCACGTTGGATCATCCCCGGCAAGAATAGTTTTGTCATGACGGTTAAAGCCGTTATATTTACGTCAATCATATTGACTTCTTGTTCCAGATCCGTTTCCATAAACGTCCCGAACAGACCGAAGCCTGCATTATTGACAAGATAGTCAACAACAATGCCCTTTTCCTTCAGCTCATTATAAATCTCCTGTGGTACCCCAGGTGCCGCCACATCTTTGGCAATAACCGTCGTCTGAATACCATACTTTTTCTGATACTCCTGAGCTAGATCCTGTATCTTACCCTTGCTTCGTGCTACCAGCACAATATGATGTCCACCTTTGGCAAACCGATCTGCCAACTCTTTACCGATCCCACCCGATACGCCTGTGATGAGTACTGTCTTCCTCATGTTGTTGCCTGCCTCTCTTTGCTAAAAAATATGCTTCATCTGGAACGTCAATATTAGAATGAACATTCTATAATGTTGAAAAAAATAGACTACTTCCGTATGAGATCCATGGATAGTGTCGCTATACGAAGCAGTTTTTCCTTGGTCATCGAAGTCTTGGCCATTACCCTTAACCCAACGCCTACATTATGCAGATATTCCGCCAATACCTCGGCGTTGTACTCCGTAGTGAATTCATTTTCTCGCTGTCCCCACACCATAATGTCCTTGATTAGTTTCTCGGTATTTGCAAACATCTCCGTCGATCGGTTGTTCATGTCGTCATCCCGCGCCGCCAATTCTACCGTCGAATTGACAATGAAGCAGCCTGATGCTGGAGATTCCTCCCCATGAATTAAAGAAGAAAATATAAACTGAAGTGCTTCAGTTGCCGTTTTGGATCGCTTTACGCCTGCTGCAAGGGCGGAGCTGATTTTGTGATCATACAGATCTACTGACTTTAGAAACAAGGTATGTTTGTCGCCAAATGTGTCATACAAGCTTTTACGATGAATTCCCATATGATTGACCAGATCCGTCATAGACGTCTTCTCATAGCCTTGTTCCCAAAAAAGTTTCATCGCTTTATCCAGTACAACAGACTCTTCGAACTCTTTGCTTCTTGCCATTAGCTTCCCTCCTGTTCAGAAAACGAACATTGAAATAACATGCTCTCGTTGGGCCTTTAAAAGGTAAGAATGACTTTCCCCTGGGAGTGACCCGTGGACACTTTAATCAATGCCTTTTCAATTTCATCAAACGTATATGTTGAATCGATCGAAGGTTTGATATCTTCTTTTTCTATAAGAGCTGTGATTTTTTGTA from Paenibacillus sp. FSL R5-0341 harbors:
- a CDS encoding DedA family protein, translating into MISNTILELLHQYGYLIFYFAFSLGPFGIPIPNEITIISGAILSHTGVINSWITYFCILAGLLTAITFAYFAGKMFGPKIKHRFQHHKHFVKAERILNQYGNWAMCIGLFIPLVRYVLPVVIGLSDVHYRKFALISYSSALLWTITYFTAGTYFGGPILSTLQLFHF
- a CDS encoding response regulator transcription factor, which codes for MNTVLVVDDEPDIRDVIHVYLRNEGYHVIEAANGEEALNMIKTTSVQLVILDVMMPVMDGIKACFKIREVSTIPIIMLSAKEEDIDKITGLTTGADDYMVKPFNPLELLARVKAQLRRQTLIGKPESNSLILIKDLVIDTSKHSVKLKEKDIPLTPLEFSILVLLASHPGQVFSSEKIYETVWKEPYGYSDNTVMVHIRNLREKLELNPREPQYIKTVWGVGYKID
- a CDS encoding HAMP domain-containing sensor histidine kinase, whose product is MVLSTIVAAGFNNLLIFLSIEVFKAWEQAWFRNSLPYVITPIFILTFILTFLLLTRRMVKDIIRLEQGLQIISEGNLNYRVPVNRQDELGRVASNINHMTEQLKQQIAKERELEQSKMDMITGISHDLRTPLTSIIGYIELLKSESFQDKAEYDRFIQNTYNKATHLKKLLDDLFEYTRLNAVNTQLDLKTVDLCQLLEQLLFEFEPLAQEHGIRIEKKLGDAPIMVSLDSDKIARAIDNLLMNALKYSFKPGTIHVRMSVQHNHVTIDVENKGMPLTIEQKNRLFDRFYKVDYSRNSEGIQSGSGLGLSIARNIAELHQGTLTLKHTRNIFIFQLSLPSNIQ
- a CDS encoding methyltransferase domain-containing protein, which encodes MKTSEPLLFLQGFLKNPKRVGSVLPSSKSLAKKIVQSVRWDEIRTIAELGPGTGAITRLIRAQLPKSATVFLFERDPKMRSNLKKTYPEFMFHSNASYLLKRINQEHVHQLDNIICGLPFFNFSREMRHNILSQIHTALRPGGTLVLYQYSLHMKKRLAELFEIEKIQFEPFSFPPVFVYICRKKEEEGHSETRELGET
- a CDS encoding TetR/AcrR family transcriptional regulator; the encoded protein is MARSKEFEESVVLDKAMKLFWEQGYEKTSMTDLVNHMGIHRKSLYDTFGDKHTLFLKSVDLYDHKISSALAAGVKRSKTATEALQFIFSSLIHGEESPASGCFIVNSTVELAARDDDMNNRSTEMFANTEKLIKDIMVWGQRENEFTTEYNAEVLAEYLHNVGVGLRVMAKTSMTKEKLLRIATLSMDLIRK
- a CDS encoding methyltransferase domain-containing protein, whose amino-acid sequence is MNSNEPILFLKSFLQSPKHVGSIIPSSRFLANKMVNQASWLEAKAVAELGSGTGAITRYIHQQVQDSTKVLLFEMNETMRNNLQRTYPEFSCYPDAARLVESMNQEGVQQLDYIFSGLPFFNFEAELRNTLVDQIHKALKPGGLFIAFQYSLQMKKTLSEHFIIEKIELVPLNIPPAFVYVCRKKETI
- a CDS encoding SDR family oxidoreductase; the encoded protein is MRKTVLITGVSGGIGKELADRFAKGGHHIVLVARSKGKIQDLAQEYQKKYGIQTTVIAKDVAAPGVPQEIYNELKEKGIVVDYLVNNAGFGLFGTFMETDLEQEVNMIDVNITALTVMTKLFLPGMIQRGHGGVMNVASLVGFFPGPMMSVYYATKAYVLSFTEALENEVSGTGVTVTALCPGLTSTGFVDRSGMGVSKMLQGPIMEAGQVAEEGYQGFLRGKTLIMPGARNRFIAFMPRLLPRKMMTRIIRSSQDKTGH